DNA from Aggregatimonas sangjinii:
CACAATCGATTACGTGCATGGTATGTCGTACGGAAGCTGCGAGAATTTGTGTTTCGAAAGCGTAGTTATCGTAGATATGGCGTATTTCGGCAATAAGATTTAAGCCATCGGTTGAAATGTCATCCAATCGCCCGATAAAAGGCGATACATAAGTGGCTCCCGCTTTGGCCGCCAATAAGGCCTGCCCGGGAGAGAACACTAGCGTACAGTTCGTTCGTATTCCCTTATCGGAAAAATATTTTAACGCCTTTACACCTTCTTTGATCATAGGTACTTTTACTACGATTTGGTCATGAAGCTCGGCAAGTTCTTCACCTTCCTTCACCATGGCGTCAAATTCCGTGGCTATTACTTCTGCGGAAACATCGCCTTCAACGATAGTACAGATGTCCACATAGTGCTTTAAAATACTATTACGGCCGGAAATACCTTCTTTCGCCATTAACGACGGATTCGTCGTAACCCCGTCTAGAACTCCCAAGGCCTGGGCTTCACGAATCTGGTCTAAATTGGCTGTGTCAATAAAAAATTTCATACTCTTTTAGTTATTTAATGAAAATACGTCTTAAACTATTATTGTAATCAACTCGAGGGCTTGCCCAAGAGGCATTCGAAAAGAAAAGACCTTATGTCCTCAAGGCAAACCGCCTTCCAGCAGTCAGGACTGCCGACAGATGCAACTCTCGATTACCGAGTAAAGCTACAATTTATAATGCTTTAATAGAAGTTTCTCAAATACTTTCTGA
Protein-coding regions in this window:
- the fsa gene encoding fructose-6-phosphate aldolase; the protein is MKFFIDTANLDQIREAQALGVLDGVTTNPSLMAKEGISGRNSILKHYVDICTIVEGDVSAEVIATEFDAMVKEGEELAELHDQIVVKVPMIKEGVKALKYFSDKGIRTNCTLVFSPGQALLAAKAGATYVSPFIGRLDDISTDGLNLIAEIRHIYDNYAFETQILAASVRHTMHVIDCAKLGADVMTGPLSAIEGLLKHPLTDSGLAKFLADYQKGN